ACCTGCGCCAGCTCCACGCGTCCGTGGACGGCGGGCACGATCCGGGCCACCGGGTTGAGGCGCGCCAGTGTCGCCCGCAGCCGCTCGGCGGCGGCGTCGTCGACCAGGTCGAGCTTGTTGAGGACGATGACGTCGGCGAACTCGATCTGGTCCATCAGCAGGTCGCTGACGGTGCGTTCGTCGTCCTCGTACTGGTCGAGGCCGCGCTCGGCCAGCTCGTCGCCGGCGGCCAGTTCCGACAGGAAGTTGGCGGCGTCGACGACCGTGACCATGGTGTCCAGCCGGGCGAGGTCGCCCAGTGTGGCGCCGTCGTCGCGGGCGAAGGCGAAGGTCGCCGCGACCGGCATGGGTTCGGAAATGCCGCTGGACTCGATGAGGAGATAGTCGAAGCGGCCCTCCCGGGCCAGTCGGTCGACCTCCTCCAGCAGGTCGTCTCGGAGCGTGCAGCAGATGCACCCGTTGGTCATCTCGACCAGGCGTTCCTCGGTACGCGACAGCGCGGCCTCGCCGCCGCGCACCAGCGCCGCGTCGATGTTGACCTCGCTCATGTCGTTGACGATGACCGCGACGCGCAGCCCCTCACGGTTGCCGAGCACGTGATTGAGCAGCGTGGTCTTTCCCGCGCCGAGGAAACCGGACAGAACGGTCACCGGCAGCCGGTCGTGCCTCATCCCTGAACCTCCTCCGACGGGCGAGGAAGACGCTATATGAAAACGGATCCCGTTTCCAGTTGTGCTCTCGCGAGCTCAGTCGTGCGGGGCCGGAAGCTCCCGTCCCAGGCGGGCGAGTGGGGACAACGCGATGATCACGGGGGACAGCATCATGCCCGCCGCCGTCACCAGCAGGCTCGTGCGCAAGCCCCACTCCTCGGCGAGGAACCCGCCGGTCAGCGAACCGAGCGGGGTCATCCCCATGCCGACGAAGGTGATGGTCGCGGCCGCCCGGCCCTGCATCCCGTCCGGGGTGACGGCCTGCCGGACGGCCATGACCGTGACGTTCACCAACTGGCCGCCGCACCCGAACACGAAGCCCACCGCGAGGAGCGCGGGAACCGTCACCGCGGAGGAGCCCCGCAACGCGGGCACCCACAGGAACACACCGTCGCCGA
This genomic stretch from Streptomyces sp. Go-475 harbors:
- a CDS encoding GTP-binding protein, whose amino-acid sequence is MRHDRLPVTVLSGFLGAGKTTLLNHVLGNREGLRVAVIVNDMSEVNIDAALVRGGEAALSRTEERLVEMTNGCICCTLRDDLLEEVDRLAREGRFDYLLIESSGISEPMPVAATFAFARDDGATLGDLARLDTMVTVVDAANFLSELAAGDELAERGLDQYEDDERTVSDLLMDQIEFADVIVLNKLDLVDDAAAERLRATLARLNPVARIVPAVHGRVELAQVLGTRLFDLERAQQAPGWVMELNGEHVPETEEYGISSTVFRSELPFHPGRLWRFVTEEMDSGAYGQVLRSKGFFTLASRPHVTGLWSQAGSVARFEPSAARDTDGPAGQELVFIGTDLSAEALHAALTDCLLADGETLPADDPFPAWDTYGIDDTCEHEHPEHGELVARP